One Apostichopus japonicus isolate 1M-3 chromosome 14, ASM3797524v1, whole genome shotgun sequence genomic window carries:
- the LOC139979945 gene encoding uncharacterized protein SYNPCC7002_A1628-like isoform X1, with amino-acid sequence MLLALNRSVMRLSLLQHTSCSTWSISKRLPIVHHEDYVCYLPPNHRFPMPKFTKIYNCLLKDGIIDEKQVAKPQKVSEETVHTVHTEEYISKFFNGTTSDKEQRITGFKWSSGLVKRCRYETGGTILASEIALSRGLASSTGGGTHHAFPSHGAGFCLINDMAVAARHLIKKSKAEKVLLVDLDVHQGDGSADIFKDDPSVFTLSVHCGKNYPARKQSSDLDVSVDVGMGDKDYLAVVKEHLPWILDTFRPDLVIYDAGVDPHLKDDLGKLNLTDQGLFDRDYWVMDYMVKRGYPCSTVIGGGYSKDIDELALRHSIVHRAATKVWNDRGL; translated from the exons ATGTTGCTGGCATTG AACAGATCTGTTATGAGGCTCAGTCTACTACAGCACACATCTTGTTCAACTTGGAGCATTTCTAAACGTCTTCCCATCGTTCACCATGAAGACTACGTCTGCTATCTCCCTCCAAACCATCGGTTCCCTATGCCAAAATTCACCAAGATATACAATTGTCTTCTAAAAGATGGCATCATCGATGAAAAGCAAGTTGCAAAGCCGCAAAAAGTATCAGAAGAAACAGTGCACACAGTTCACACCGAAGAATACATTTCTAAGTTCTTTAATGGAACCACAAGTGACAAGGAACAAAGAATTACTGGATTTAAATGGAGTTCTGGACTTGTCAAAAGATGCAGATACGAGACCG gtGGAACCATTCTCGCATCGGAGATAGCATTATCTCGAGGACTGGCTAGTAGTACTGGAGGGGGCACTCACCATGCATTTCCTAGTCATGGAGCTGGTTTCTGTCTGATCAATGATATGGCTGTTGCAGCTAGACATCTCATCAAGAAATCAAAAGCTGAAAAAGTTTTGCTGGTTGATTTGGATGTCCACCag GGTGATGGAAGTGCCGATATTTTCAAGGATGATCCCTCGGTCTTTACTCTCTCCGTCCACTGCGGCAAAAATTATCCCGCACGGAAGCAGAGCAGTGACCTGGATGTGAGCGTGGATGTAGGAATGGGCGATAAGGACTACTTGGCAGTCGTTAAGGAGCACCTGCCCTGGATCCTCGACACTTTTAGACCAGACCTGGTGATTTATGATGCAGGAGTCGATCCACACCTCAAAGATGACTTGGGCAAGTTAAACCTAACAGACCAAG gtcTCTTTGACAGAGATTATTGGGTCATGGATTACATGGTGAAGCGAGGGTATCCTTGTTCAACTGTGATAGGAGGTGGTTATTCCAAAGATATCGACGAGCTAGCCCTCAGGCACAGCATAGTTCACAGAGCAGCAACAAAA GTATGGAATGACAGAGGGTTATGA
- the LOC139979945 gene encoding uncharacterized protein SYNPCC7002_A1628-like isoform X2: protein MRLSLLQHTSCSTWSISKRLPIVHHEDYVCYLPPNHRFPMPKFTKIYNCLLKDGIIDEKQVAKPQKVSEETVHTVHTEEYISKFFNGTTSDKEQRITGFKWSSGLVKRCRYETGGTILASEIALSRGLASSTGGGTHHAFPSHGAGFCLINDMAVAARHLIKKSKAEKVLLVDLDVHQGDGSADIFKDDPSVFTLSVHCGKNYPARKQSSDLDVSVDVGMGDKDYLAVVKEHLPWILDTFRPDLVIYDAGVDPHLKDDLGKLNLTDQGLFDRDYWVMDYMVKRGYPCSTVIGGGYSKDIDELALRHSIVHRAATKVWNDRGL, encoded by the exons ATGAGGCTCAGTCTACTACAGCACACATCTTGTTCAACTTGGAGCATTTCTAAACGTCTTCCCATCGTTCACCATGAAGACTACGTCTGCTATCTCCCTCCAAACCATCGGTTCCCTATGCCAAAATTCACCAAGATATACAATTGTCTTCTAAAAGATGGCATCATCGATGAAAAGCAAGTTGCAAAGCCGCAAAAAGTATCAGAAGAAACAGTGCACACAGTTCACACCGAAGAATACATTTCTAAGTTCTTTAATGGAACCACAAGTGACAAGGAACAAAGAATTACTGGATTTAAATGGAGTTCTGGACTTGTCAAAAGATGCAGATACGAGACCG gtGGAACCATTCTCGCATCGGAGATAGCATTATCTCGAGGACTGGCTAGTAGTACTGGAGGGGGCACTCACCATGCATTTCCTAGTCATGGAGCTGGTTTCTGTCTGATCAATGATATGGCTGTTGCAGCTAGACATCTCATCAAGAAATCAAAAGCTGAAAAAGTTTTGCTGGTTGATTTGGATGTCCACCag GGTGATGGAAGTGCCGATATTTTCAAGGATGATCCCTCGGTCTTTACTCTCTCCGTCCACTGCGGCAAAAATTATCCCGCACGGAAGCAGAGCAGTGACCTGGATGTGAGCGTGGATGTAGGAATGGGCGATAAGGACTACTTGGCAGTCGTTAAGGAGCACCTGCCCTGGATCCTCGACACTTTTAGACCAGACCTGGTGATTTATGATGCAGGAGTCGATCCACACCTCAAAGATGACTTGGGCAAGTTAAACCTAACAGACCAAG gtcTCTTTGACAGAGATTATTGGGTCATGGATTACATGGTGAAGCGAGGGTATCCTTGTTCAACTGTGATAGGAGGTGGTTATTCCAAAGATATCGACGAGCTAGCCCTCAGGCACAGCATAGTTCACAGAGCAGCAACAAAA GTATGGAATGACAGAGGGTTATGA